A single Amphiura filiformis chromosome 8, Afil_fr2py, whole genome shotgun sequence DNA region contains:
- the LOC140158662 gene encoding uncharacterized protein — MFRSIGPGVGLGVMVLILLEPVFAQEYKCIGEECQEICQCPESPPCNILGLLIANVFVATPLLLVYLILPAACCFYTCRGSGFDTKPARIEAAPPELTSQFRQLSQESQTSDDTLTSIPEETDILLHDADVNHIDQVIPGSENNEIIQMNKKSHVKFQIGEEGDSIESNALIGGNENVIT, encoded by the exons ATGTTCAGGAGTATAGGACCGGGTGTAGGATTAGGAGTAATGGTGTTAATACTTCTGGAACCAGTTTTCG CTCAGGAATATAAATGCATTGGTGAGGAGTGTCAGGAAATTTGCCAATGCCCGGAAAGCCCACCTTGCAACATTCTGG GTCTTCTTATAGCCAATGTCTTTGTGGCAACACCATTACTACTTGTTTATCTCATCCTGCCAGCGGCCTGTTGCTTCTACACAT GCAGAGGTAGCGGTTTTGACACGAAACCTGCAAGAATTGAAGCAGCCCCTCCTGAGTTAACAAGCCAATTCCGGCAGCTAAGTCAAGAATCACAAACAAGTGATGATACTTTAACCAGCATACCAGAGGAGACAGATATCCTCCTCCATGATGCAGACGTGaatcatattgaccaggtaatCCCTGGTAGTGAAAACAATGAAATTATTCAAATGAATAAGAAATCTCATGTGAAATTCCAAATTGGAGAAGAGGGCGATAGTATCGAATCCAATGCCCTTATCGGAGGCAATGAAAATGTTATTACGTGa
- the LOC140158216 gene encoding uncharacterized protein, producing MDSPKFAAQLASLSEIIFVVLMLLMVQTEQIYAQCTGIECQEECECPKNESPPCSIVGLVVANVIVATPLLLVYLLVPAVCCVYSCRSKDVDKPPTIVPGPPSFDDINHTRHESQETQTSDSEDIDDSCSDDDMFELQPGDKGYERDKNNRHDVKLEHFHIVEDETQCYSNVLLDLEEQETKH from the exons ATGGATTCGCCGAAGTTCGCAGCACAATTAGCCAGCTTGTCGGAAATTATCTTTGTAGTGTTGATGTTATTAATGGTACAAACAGAGCAAATCTATG CTCAATGTACCGGTATAGAATGTCAAGAAGAATGCGAGTGTCCGAAGAATGAAAGCCCACCGTGCAGTATTGTAG GTCTTGTTGTGGCCAATGTCATCGTTGCTACTCCGTTACTACTGGTGTACTTACTCGTTCCAGCAGTGTGCTGCGTCTATTCAT GTCGGAGCAAAGATGTCGACAAACCACCTACAATAGTGCCAGGACCTCCATCATTTGATGACATAAATCATACTCGTCACGAAAGCCAAGAAACACAAACATCTGATTCTGAAGATATCGATGACAGTTGCTCAGATGATGATATGTTTGAGTTGCAACCAGGAGATAAAGGATATGAACGCGATAAAAACAATCGACATGATGTTAAACTTGAGCATTTTCATATCGTAGAGGATGAGACACAATGTTATTCAAATGTGCTGCTCGATCTTGAAGAACAAGAGACAAAGCACTGA